Proteins from a genomic interval of Halopseudomonas litoralis:
- a CDS encoding DUF932 domain-containing protein: protein MLASRFASHSPVLRSDTPLSDDQIRAVVPSIYADAPHESRSERYSYIPTAAVLTELRKEGFQPFMVTQTRVRNQDRRDFTKHMIRLRHANQVNDSIANEIILLNSHDGTSSYQMLAGAFRFVCANGLVCGDTVADVRIPHKGDVTGQVIEGAYEVLSGFEQAQESREAMQAITLDDGEAEVFARAALALKYDDPDKPAPITESQILMPRRYDDRRPDLWMAFNRVQENLTKGGLRGRSANGRRQSTRAVQGIDSDIRLNRSLWLLAEGMRQLKA from the coding sequence ATACTTGCATCCCGTTTCGCTTCCCATTCCCCGGTACTTCGCAGCGACACCCCGCTGTCTGATGACCAGATCAGAGCCGTGGTGCCGTCCATCTATGCCGACGCGCCCCACGAAAGCCGTTCAGAACGCTACAGCTACATCCCCACCGCTGCCGTGCTGACGGAACTACGAAAAGAAGGGTTTCAGCCCTTCATGGTGACGCAAACCCGCGTGCGCAACCAAGACCGCCGCGATTTCACCAAACACATGATTCGCTTGCGCCATGCCAATCAGGTCAATGACAGCATCGCCAACGAAATCATCCTGTTGAACTCGCACGATGGCACGAGCAGTTACCAGATGCTGGCGGGCGCGTTCCGCTTTGTCTGTGCCAATGGCCTTGTATGCGGCGATACCGTGGCCGATGTGCGTATTCCGCATAAAGGCGATGTGACCGGACAAGTCATTGAAGGCGCTTACGAGGTATTGAGCGGCTTTGAACAGGCGCAGGAATCCCGCGAAGCCATGCAGGCCATCACCTTGGACGATGGCGAAGCGGAAGTTTTCGCCCGCGCCGCGCTGGCCTTGAAGTACGACGACCCCGACAAGCCCGCGCCCATCACCGAAAGCCAGATTCTGATGCCGCGCCGCTATGACGACCGCCGCCCCGATCTGTGGATGGCCTTCAACCGTGTACAGGAAAACCTCACCAAAGGCGGCTTGCGTGGCCGTAGCGCCAACGGTCGCCGCCAAAGCACCCGAGCGGTGCAAGGCATTGATTCCGATATTCGCCTGAACCGTTCCCTGTGGCTGCTGGCCGAGGGTATGCGCCAGTTGAAAGCCTGA
- a CDS encoding ABC-three component system middle component 1, producing the protein MINKIIDEALIAHDFKKEHGNDLTSFYIRESGSAIRFAILHKLDELSAPSELNAVINHAAPAAFLEHPAFRKNCDLICIHHLNKLAEFKNHEEKIFSIEEDPHFFKKYILYYSDTEDIAIQNYSYADLVETISDKSQFSSYKNDPLEATQYSVAAKIFIKLPFLELPFNRRELVSLRLQAGEAVAEEGLDATYAAIQRLTANNMDELLKELIDNELENNAN; encoded by the coding sequence ATGATAAATAAGATAATAGATGAAGCGTTGATTGCCCACGACTTCAAAAAAGAGCATGGAAACGATTTAACGAGCTTTTATATACGCGAATCAGGCTCCGCAATCAGATTTGCGATTTTGCATAAGCTAGACGAGCTTTCCGCTCCATCCGAACTGAATGCTGTGATCAATCATGCGGCACCGGCCGCCTTCCTTGAACACCCTGCTTTCAGGAAGAACTGCGACCTCATCTGCATCCACCATCTAAATAAACTGGCAGAGTTCAAAAATCACGAAGAGAAAATATTTTCGATCGAAGAAGATCCGCACTTCTTCAAAAAATACATTCTTTATTACAGTGATACCGAAGATATTGCAATTCAGAATTATTCATATGCCGATCTCGTGGAAACTATATCGGACAAGAGTCAATTTAGTAGTTACAAGAATGACCCACTGGAGGCTACACAATACAGTGTGGCGGCAAAGATATTCATAAAACTTCCTTTCCTTGAGCTTCCATTCAACCGAAGGGAGCTCGTCTCTTTGCGCCTGCAAGCAGGCGAGGCGGTGGCTGAAGAAGGTCTTGACGCAACATATGCAGCCATTCAGAGACTCACCGCCAACAATATGGACGAATTACTCAAGGAGCTGATTGATAATGAGTTGGAAAATAACGCGAATTGA
- a CDS encoding ABC-three component system protein, with amino-acid sequence MSSEVDEKYPATAVSTWSGYVYQGKIALYHCLCLINQGDADFELQLDSSDDFAVYKNGTLASAHQVKAKIGKYRSGYIEALEKASAIEFDRAKGVSRYFHVSIQLDDTSDYTGANGELVQFYDYGANKHCGLGEIEGLTKEIIRQICISRSITLSEDLLNYNYCLLSEKISSEAVAIHRLVQDDHEKANKAAYENRITAQCLLDDILSKNPYNSTEYFSVDLKARLCSYLEDRLDQALPSINDETYGRARRLFEHIRTTDANELKSLCQLMKPSERFSSIQKADIRRYSGLIEAMNVEPILKQFPHYLDGDNKFYLPTALDLPSSADHEGCTSDLLSEMESNENLLKLLFEYNNLIASRSTTTFVINTKYTHPDDLTDQQVKDRIDSNIIKSLCLSIITKEDAEAQLNDK; translated from the coding sequence GTGAGCAGTGAAGTGGATGAAAAATATCCAGCGACTGCCGTGTCTACGTGGAGTGGGTACGTCTATCAAGGGAAAATTGCGCTCTACCATTGCCTCTGTCTAATCAATCAAGGCGATGCGGATTTCGAGCTCCAGCTAGACAGCAGTGACGATTTCGCAGTCTATAAAAATGGCACCCTAGCAAGCGCTCATCAAGTAAAGGCCAAGATTGGCAAGTACCGCAGTGGTTATATCGAAGCCCTGGAGAAAGCTTCAGCTATCGAATTTGACCGTGCCAAAGGTGTTTCACGTTACTTCCATGTATCCATTCAGCTAGATGACACTAGCGACTACACGGGAGCAAATGGAGAACTCGTTCAATTCTATGACTACGGAGCAAATAAGCATTGCGGTCTGGGCGAAATAGAAGGGCTGACAAAAGAGATTATTAGGCAGATCTGTATTAGCAGGTCTATTACGCTTAGCGAAGACCTTTTAAACTATAACTACTGCCTTCTCTCCGAAAAAATAAGCTCCGAGGCCGTGGCAATACATCGTTTAGTGCAAGACGACCACGAAAAGGCCAACAAAGCCGCCTACGAAAATCGGATTACTGCGCAATGCTTGCTAGACGACATATTGAGCAAAAACCCATACAACAGCACGGAGTATTTCTCTGTTGACCTTAAGGCAAGGCTGTGCAGCTACTTAGAAGACCGGCTAGATCAAGCTTTGCCAAGCATAAATGATGAAACTTATGGCAGAGCACGACGTCTCTTTGAACATATCCGCACTACTGACGCCAACGAGTTGAAGTCGCTCTGCCAGTTAATGAAGCCCTCGGAGCGATTTTCATCCATTCAAAAAGCGGATATAAGGCGCTATTCCGGGTTGATTGAGGCTATGAATGTTGAACCTATTCTAAAACAGTTTCCTCACTACCTGGATGGCGACAACAAATTTTATTTACCCACTGCTCTCGATCTACCATCCTCTGCGGATCATGAAGGCTGCACTTCGGATTTGCTGAGTGAAATGGAAAGCAACGAAAATCTTCTCAAGCTTCTTTTCGAATACAACAACCTCATTGCAAGCAGATCCACAACGACTTTTGTTATTAATACAAAATACACGCACCCTGATGATCTGACTGATCAGCAAGTTAAAGATCGCATTGATAGCAATATCATCAAATCATTATGCCTAAGCATAATTACCAAGGAAGACGCAGAGGCTCAACTCAATGATAAATAA
- a CDS encoding IS3 family transposase (programmed frameshift), producing MTRKRRTFTPEFKQEAASLVLDQGYSITQASTSLGVVESVLRKWVKQLTEERQGVTPKGKAMTPEQQRIQELEERCRRLEMEKTIPKKGYRSLDVGRLETYTLIDQLREQAPVDMVCAAFDINRSCYYEHRQRIQRVDAERVALRAQINELFNKSRSSAGSRTIKDMLNDQGVGIGRFKVRRLMGELGLICKQPGPHKYKQATVERLDIPNRLDREFDVAQPDQVWCGDITYIWTGQRWSYLAVVLDLYARRVVGWAMSDTADADLVVQALEHAWEQRGRPHGVMFHSDQGSQYASRKFRQRLWRFRMVQSMSRRGNCWDNAPMERLFRSLKTEWIPPMGYHSLAAARKDISNYLMGYYNQKRPHAFNGGLAPAVAEEKLKTVSGIS from the exons ATGACAAGAAAGCGACGTACTTTTACCCCTGAATTCAAACAGGAAGCAGCCAGCCTGGTGCTGGACCAAGGCTACAGCATTACCCAAGCCAGCACATCGCTGGGCGTGGTTGAAAGCGTCCTGCGCAAGTGGGTTAAACAGCTCACTGAGGAGCGGCAGGGTGTCACCCCTAAAGGCAAAGCCATGACACCAGAGCAGCAGCGCATTCAGGAGTTGGAAGAGCGGTGCCGGCGGCTGGAGATGGAGAAGACCATCC CTAAAAAAGGCTACCGCTCTCTTGATGTCGGACGACTGGAAACGTACACGCTGATTGACCAGTTGAGAGAGCAGGCCCCCGTTGACATGGTGTGCGCAGCCTTTGATATCAACCGTTCCTGTTACTACGAACACCGCCAGAGGATACAGCGTGTGGATGCTGAGCGTGTAGCCCTGAGGGCCCAGATTAACGAGCTGTTCAACAAAAGCCGCAGCTCGGCAGGTAGCCGCACCATCAAGGACATGCTGAACGATCAAGGCGTCGGCATCGGCCGCTTCAAGGTGCGCCGTTTGATGGGAGAGCTTGGCCTGATTTGTAAGCAACCAGGCCCCCATAAGTACAAGCAGGCCACCGTGGAGCGGCTAGATATCCCCAACCGTTTGGACCGGGAGTTCGATGTGGCGCAACCAGATCAGGTCTGGTGCGGTGATATCACCTATATCTGGACCGGGCAGCGCTGGAGTTATCTGGCGGTGGTACTGGACCTGTATGCCCGTCGCGTCGTCGGCTGGGCCATGTCTGACACCGCTGATGCGGACTTGGTGGTACAGGCCTTGGAGCATGCGTGGGAGCAGCGTGGGCGCCCTCATGGGGTGATGTTCCATTCTGACCAAGGATCACAGTATGCAAGTCGCAAGTTCCGGCAGAGGCTGTGGCGCTTCCGTATGGTGCAAAGCATGAGTCGTCGAGGCAACTGCTGGGATAATGCTCCTATGGAGCGGCTGTTCCGCAGTCTGAAAACGGAATGGATACCGCCGATGGGGTATCACAGCCTGGCAGCTGCCCGGAAGGATATCAGCAACTACCTGATGGGGTACTACAACCAGAAGCGTCCCCACGCCTTCAATGGCGGGCTCGCTCCGGCGGTGGCCGAAGAAAAACTTAAAACTGTGTCCGGAATCAGTTGA